From Stigmatella aurantiaca:
CTCGGCCGACTTCGACAAGACGCCCCCCCGGCCTCGAGTCGTCATGCCCGAGAAGCTCGCCCACCGTCAGGTCGAACAGGGCGGGCGGCAGGAGGAGTACTCGAAGGCACGCAAGCACCCCGTCTTCTTCGTGGACCTGCCCTCGCACGCGCTCAGCATGACGATTGGCTGGCTGGAGCCGGGCCAGTCCTCGAACCGGCATCGCCACACCTACGAGACCGTCCTCTACATCCTCGAGGGTGAGGGGTACTCGTACGTGGGGGGCAAGCGCGTCGAGTGGAAGCAGGGGGACGCCGTCTACGTCCCGGTGTGGGCGTGGCACAACCACGTCAACACCGGCCAGGGCGTGGCCCGCTACCTCGCGTGCGAGAACGCTCCCATGCTGCAGAACATGGGAGGCATCGCGCTGCGCGAGGAGGTGCCGGAGCGGGGCGACCAGTTCTTCGACAAGAACCACGAGGAGCGGTCATGAAGAACGCCCCCCTTCGAGGCATCGTCTCCTATCCCATCACCCCCTTCCAGGAGGACGGCCGCGTCAACCTCGGGCTGCTGCGCGAGCTGGTCGAGCGGCAGGTGAAAGCCGGCGTGCATGCCATCGCCCCGCTGGGAAGCACCGGCGTCCTCCCATACCTCACGGACGAGGAGCGCGAGGCCGTGACGGAGACCACCGTCCAACAGGTCGCCGGGCGCGTGCCCACCCTGGTGGGCGTCTCGAGCCTCACGACGGAGCGGACGGTCCACCATGCCCGCTTCGCCGAGCGGGTGGGGGCCACGGCGGTGATGATCATCCCGATGAGCTACTGGAAGCTGACGGATGCGGAGATCCTCCGCCACTTCGACACGGTGGCGAAGGCCATCTCCCTCCCGATCGCGCTGTACAACAACCCAGCGACCGGAGGAATCGACCTGACCCCGGAGGTCATCTCGA
This genomic window contains:
- a CDS encoding cupin domain-containing protein, producing the protein MADAGTAKYHSADFDKTPPRPRVVMPEKLAHRQVEQGGRQEEYSKARKHPVFFVDLPSHALSMTIGWLEPGQSSNRHRHTYETVLYILEGEGYSYVGGKRVEWKQGDAVYVPVWAWHNHVNTGQGVARYLACENAPMLQNMGGIALREEVPERGDQFFDKNHEERS
- a CDS encoding dihydrodipicolinate synthase family protein — its product is MKNAPLRGIVSYPITPFQEDGRVNLGLLRELVERQVKAGVHAIAPLGSTGVLPYLTDEEREAVTETTVQQVAGRVPTLVGVSSLTTERTVHHARFAERVGATAVMIIPMSYWKLTDAEILRHFDTVAKAISLPIALYNNPATGGIDLTPEVISKVLEIPNVTMVKESTGDVNRMHRLVQLAGEQVAFYNGSNPLALAAFVAGARGWCTAAPHLIPELNVQLYEAIERKELDLARMLFYRQLPLLQFIVKHGLPRAISAGLELTGTRVGPLRAPLLPLEAPQVEELRRILVTLEVLRA